One stretch of Amycolatopsis sp. NBC_00345 DNA includes these proteins:
- a CDS encoding YbaB/EbfC family nucleoid-associated protein: MDGQLRYRELASALREIRDALAEIRSIADSPDGLIRATTDGHGRLLELELDPRIYRTTDSQALTTAITDTVRAAAEAAEAEIARIGGKLLTPSTGV, translated from the coding sequence GTGGACGGACAGCTGCGGTACCGCGAACTCGCTTCGGCACTGCGGGAAATCCGTGACGCCCTCGCCGAGATCAGGAGCATCGCGGATTCGCCGGACGGGCTGATCCGCGCGACCACCGACGGCCACGGCCGGCTGCTGGAACTCGAACTCGACCCGCGGATCTACCGCACCACCGACTCCCAGGCCCTGACCACGGCGATCACCGACACCGTGCGGGCCGCGGCCGAAGCGGCGGAGGCCGAGATCGCGCGCATCGGGGGCAAGCTGCTCACGCCGTCGACCGGCGTCTGA
- a CDS encoding WXG100 family type VII secretion target: MLIKGNFGQLDSLASQIMGTVGKVQQEMDTWRTASGATANDWLDQAGGQFSEVNQAWQQVSTAQQDMLTALRGGVVKANGELQQALSSAKARVGSVTI; the protein is encoded by the coding sequence ATGCTGATCAAGGGCAACTTCGGCCAGCTCGACTCGCTGGCCTCGCAGATCATGGGCACGGTCGGCAAGGTGCAGCAGGAGATGGACACCTGGCGCACCGCGTCCGGCGCCACCGCCAACGACTGGCTGGACCAGGCCGGTGGCCAGTTCTCCGAGGTGAACCAGGCCTGGCAGCAGGTCTCGACCGCCCAGCAGGACATGCTGACCGCACTGCGCGGCGGCGTGGTCAAGGCCAACGGGGAGCTGCAGCAGGCTCTTTCCTCGGCCAAGGCCCGGGTGGGCAGTGTGACCATCTAG
- a CDS encoding WXG100 family type VII secretion target, protein MPNGDQLHGVTESLQRGAQMAGTVSTNIQSHQAALRPTVEALKGQWEGTARPAFDAAHANWEQGITRLTAALNHLGENTKYSSNTYDMADQASASGLHAAGGMSPFGGALNTAGA, encoded by the coding sequence ATGCCGAACGGCGACCAGCTTCACGGCGTCACAGAAAGCCTCCAGCGCGGCGCGCAGATGGCAGGCACGGTGTCCACGAACATCCAGTCGCACCAGGCTGCGCTGCGGCCGACCGTGGAAGCGCTCAAGGGCCAGTGGGAAGGCACGGCGCGCCCGGCGTTCGACGCCGCGCACGCGAACTGGGAGCAGGGCATCACCCGGCTCACCGCGGCGCTGAACCACCTCGGCGAGAACACGAAGTACTCCTCGAACACCTACGACATGGCCGACCAGGCCAGCGCGTCCGGCCTGCACGCGGCCGGCGGGATGTCCCCGTTCGGTGGCGCGCTCAACACAGCGGGAGCCTGA
- the mycP gene encoding type VII secretion-associated serine protease mycosin, with protein sequence MKRIVALLALVPALLALTTSPAQAAPPPAGACSNADPAHAVIAQQPWAQQLLDPKRVWPHSTGAGVLVAVVDSGVDSDHPQLSAPGKVLPGRDFFYAGSLPGNYDCVSHGTAVASIIAADPVAGVGFAGIAPGAQILPVRVTDRSLNDSGEPQPIDPDAVGKGIRYAADQGAKVINLSLSGYSDLPAVRDAVSYAESKDVLIVAAVGNREQNAAGTASFPAGYDGVLGVGSIDIAGARDDSSQIGSYVDLMAPGKGVVAATRVAGHDYWEGTSFAAPFVAGAAALVRAAWPGLTAPQVAQRLIATASMARGGAGSQEYGAGVVDPYRAVTEGLTGAPAVMPAVAPQAVDVAAEREHAWWARAGAKAELLAGVLVLVLVLALIFALVARRGRGRRWRAGRSAPRLITVTREEPPEQMFLFPPPAVERPPS encoded by the coding sequence ATGAAACGAATCGTCGCCCTGCTCGCGCTCGTACCGGCGCTGCTGGCCCTGACGACGTCGCCCGCACAGGCGGCGCCGCCACCGGCCGGCGCCTGCAGCAACGCCGATCCCGCGCACGCCGTGATCGCCCAGCAGCCGTGGGCGCAGCAGCTGCTCGACCCGAAACGGGTGTGGCCGCACAGCACCGGTGCCGGAGTGCTGGTCGCGGTCGTCGACTCCGGTGTCGACTCGGACCACCCGCAGCTGAGCGCGCCGGGGAAAGTGCTGCCCGGCCGTGACTTCTTCTACGCCGGAAGCCTGCCGGGGAACTACGACTGCGTTTCCCACGGCACGGCGGTCGCCTCGATCATCGCGGCCGACCCGGTGGCCGGGGTGGGTTTCGCCGGGATCGCGCCGGGCGCGCAGATCCTGCCGGTGCGGGTCACCGACCGCTCGCTCAACGACAGCGGTGAGCCGCAGCCGATCGACCCCGACGCCGTCGGCAAGGGCATCCGCTACGCCGCGGACCAGGGCGCGAAGGTGATCAACCTGTCGCTTTCGGGGTACAGCGACCTGCCCGCCGTGCGGGACGCGGTCAGCTACGCCGAGTCGAAGGACGTGCTGATCGTTGCGGCGGTGGGCAACCGTGAGCAGAACGCCGCGGGCACCGCGTCCTTCCCGGCCGGTTACGACGGTGTGCTGGGCGTCGGTTCGATCGACATCGCGGGCGCGCGCGACGACAGCTCGCAGATCGGCTCGTACGTCGACCTGATGGCGCCGGGCAAGGGTGTGGTCGCGGCGACCCGGGTCGCCGGGCACGACTACTGGGAGGGCACCAGCTTCGCCGCCCCGTTCGTCGCGGGCGCGGCGGCGCTGGTGCGGGCCGCCTGGCCGGGGCTGACCGCGCCGCAAGTGGCGCAACGGCTGATCGCCACCGCGAGCATGGCCCGCGGCGGGGCGGGCAGCCAGGAGTACGGCGCCGGCGTCGTCGACCCGTACCGCGCCGTGACCGAGGGCCTGACCGGCGCGCCCGCGGTGATGCCCGCCGTCGCTCCGCAGGCCGTCGACGTCGCCGCCGAGCGGGAACACGCGTGGTGGGCGCGGGCCGGGGCCAAGGCGGAACTTCTCGCCGGTGTACTGGTGCTGGTGTTGGTGCTGGCCTTGATCTTCGCGCTGGTGGCGCGCCGTGGCCGCGGTCGCCGCTGGCGCGCCGGACGGTCGGCGCCGCGGCTGATCACCGTCACGCGGGAGGAACCGCCGGAGCAGATGTTCCTGTTCCCGCCGCCCGCGGTGGAGCGGCCGCCGTCTTGA